In Streptomyces chartreusis NRRL 3882, the following are encoded in one genomic region:
- the polA gene encoding DNA polymerase I: MAETASKTTDQTSGGSRPRLMLMDGHSLAYRAFFALPAENFTTATGQPTNAIYGFASMLANTLRDEAPTHFAVAFDVSRKTWRSQEFTEYKANRSKTPDEFKGQVELICELLDAMGAARFAVDGFEADDVIATLATQAEAEGFEVLIVTGDRDSFQLVSEHTTVLYPTKGVSELTRFTPEKVFEKYGLTPAQYPDFAALRGDPSDNLPGIPGVGEKTAAKWINQFGSFAELVERVDEVKGKAGQNLRDHLEAVKLNRRLTELERRVELPKGVAELERTAYDRKAVAMVLDTLEIRNPSLRERLFAVDPGAEEAETTPISTDGVQLDGTVLGTGELAGWLTEHGTQPLGVATVDAWALGTGSVAEVALAAPGGAAAWFDPSQLDEADETAFAAWLADAGRPKIFHNAKGAMRVFAEHGWSVEGVRMDTALAAYLVKPGRRSFDLDALSLEYLHRELAPAAAADGQLAFGADDGAEAEALMIQARAVLDLGEAFESRLEDVGAADLLRDMELPTSALLARMERHGIAADRPHLEAMEQMFAGAVQQAVKEAHAAAGHEFNLGSPKQLQEVLFGELALPRTKRTKTGYTTDADALAWLATQTDNELPVIMLRHREQAKLRVTVEGLIKTIAADGRIHTTFNQTVAATGRLSSTDPNLQNIPVRTDEGRAIRRGFVVGEGFESLMTADYSQIELRVMAHLSEDEGLIEAFTSGEDLHTTAASQVFAVEPDAVDAEMRRKIKAMSYGLAYGLSAFGLSQQLNIEAAEARALMDAYFERFGGVRDYLRRAVDEARATGYTATLFGRRRYLPDLNSDNRQRREAAERMALNAPIQGTAADIVKIAMLKVDSALKDAGLASRMLLQVHDEIVLEIAPGERAAAEELVRREMANAVHLRVPLGVSVGAGPDWESAAH, from the coding sequence GTGGCAGAGACAGCATCGAAGACGACCGACCAGACCTCCGGCGGCAGCCGCCCGCGACTGATGCTCATGGACGGGCACTCGCTGGCCTACCGAGCGTTCTTCGCGCTGCCCGCGGAGAACTTCACCACCGCGACGGGCCAGCCGACGAACGCGATCTACGGCTTCGCGTCGATGCTGGCCAACACGCTGCGCGACGAGGCGCCCACGCACTTCGCGGTCGCCTTCGACGTCTCCCGCAAGACCTGGCGGTCGCAGGAGTTCACGGAGTACAAGGCGAACCGCTCCAAGACCCCCGACGAGTTCAAGGGCCAGGTCGAGCTGATCTGCGAGCTCCTCGACGCGATGGGCGCCGCCCGCTTCGCGGTCGACGGCTTCGAGGCGGACGACGTCATCGCCACCCTCGCCACACAGGCCGAGGCCGAGGGCTTCGAGGTGCTGATCGTCACCGGCGACCGGGACTCCTTCCAGCTGGTCAGCGAGCACACGACCGTGCTGTACCCGACCAAGGGCGTCTCCGAGCTGACCCGCTTCACCCCCGAGAAGGTCTTCGAGAAGTACGGGTTGACGCCCGCGCAGTACCCGGACTTCGCGGCCCTGCGCGGCGACCCCTCCGACAACCTTCCCGGCATCCCCGGCGTCGGCGAGAAGACCGCCGCGAAGTGGATCAACCAGTTCGGCTCCTTCGCGGAGCTCGTCGAGCGCGTGGACGAGGTCAAGGGCAAGGCCGGGCAGAACCTCCGCGATCACCTGGAGGCCGTCAAGCTCAACCGCCGGCTCACGGAGCTGGAGCGCCGGGTCGAGCTGCCCAAGGGCGTCGCCGAGCTGGAGCGGACCGCGTACGACCGCAAGGCCGTCGCGATGGTCCTGGACACCCTGGAGATCCGCAACCCCTCGCTGCGCGAGCGGCTGTTCGCCGTCGACCCCGGCGCCGAGGAGGCCGAGACCACCCCCATCAGCACGGACGGCGTGCAGCTGGACGGCACGGTGCTCGGCACGGGCGAGCTGGCCGGCTGGCTCACCGAGCACGGCACCCAGCCCCTCGGCGTCGCCACGGTCGACGCCTGGGCGCTGGGCACGGGCTCGGTGGCCGAGGTCGCGCTCGCCGCGCCCGGCGGAGCGGCCGCCTGGTTCGACCCCTCCCAGCTGGACGAGGCCGACGAGACGGCCTTCGCGGCCTGGCTCGCCGACGCCGGGCGGCCCAAGATCTTCCACAACGCCAAGGGCGCCATGCGCGTCTTCGCCGAGCACGGCTGGAGCGTCGAGGGCGTGCGCATGGACACCGCGCTCGCCGCCTACCTGGTCAAGCCCGGCCGCCGCTCCTTCGACCTGGACGCGCTGTCCCTGGAGTACCTGCACCGCGAGCTGGCCCCCGCCGCCGCGGCCGACGGGCAGCTCGCCTTCGGCGCGGACGATGGTGCCGAGGCCGAGGCCCTGATGATCCAGGCCCGCGCCGTCCTCGACCTGGGCGAGGCCTTCGAGAGCCGGCTGGAGGACGTCGGCGCCGCCGACCTGCTGCGCGACATGGAGCTGCCCACGTCCGCGCTGCTCGCCCGCATGGAGCGGCACGGCATCGCCGCCGACCGGCCGCACCTGGAGGCCATGGAGCAGATGTTCGCCGGTGCCGTCCAGCAGGCGGTGAAGGAGGCCCACGCGGCAGCCGGGCACGAGTTCAACCTGGGCTCGCCCAAGCAGCTCCAGGAGGTCCTCTTCGGCGAGCTGGCGCTGCCCAGGACGAAGCGCACGAAGACCGGCTACACCACGGACGCCGACGCCCTCGCCTGGCTCGCCACGCAGACGGACAACGAGCTGCCGGTGATCATGCTCCGCCACCGCGAGCAGGCCAAGCTCCGCGTCACCGTCGAGGGCCTGATCAAGACGATCGCCGCGGACGGCCGGATCCACACCACGTTCAACCAGACGGTCGCCGCCACCGGCCGCCTGTCCTCGACCGACCCGAACCTCCAGAACATCCCCGTCCGCACCGACGAGGGCCGCGCGATCCGCCGGGGCTTCGTCGTCGGCGAGGGCTTCGAGTCCCTGATGACGGCCGACTACAGCCAGATCGAGCTGCGCGTGATGGCCCACCTCTCCGAGGACGAGGGCCTGATCGAGGCGTTCACCTCCGGCGAGGACCTGCACACCACGGCCGCCTCCCAGGTCTTCGCGGTCGAGCCGGACGCCGTGGACGCCGAGATGCGCCGCAAGATCAAGGCCATGTCGTACGGCCTTGCCTACGGTCTCTCGGCCTTCGGCCTCTCCCAGCAGCTGAACATCGAGGCGGCGGAGGCCCGTGCCCTGATGGACGCCTACTTCGAGCGGTTCGGCGGCGTGCGGGACTATCTGCGCCGTGCGGTCGACGAGGCCCGGGCGACGGGCTACACGGCGACGCTCTTCGGACGCCGCCGCTACCTCCCCGACCTCAACAGCGACAACCGCCAGCGCCGCGAGGCGGCCGAGCGGATGGCCCTCAACGCGCCCATCCAGGGCACGGCGGCCGACATCGTCAAGATCGCCATGCTCAAGGTGGACAGCGCGCTGAAGGACGCCGGGCTCGCCTCCCGCATGCTGCTCCAGGTCCACGACGAAATCGTGCTGGAGATCGCCCCCGGGGAGCGGGCCGCCGCCGAGGAGCTCGTCCGCCGCGAGATGGCGAACGCCGTCCACCTCCGCGTCCCCCTGGGCGTCTCGGTGGGCGCGGGCCCGGACTGGGAGTCGGCGGCGCACTAG
- a CDS encoding SPW_0924 family protein, giving the protein MRALVAAATGLAVAFAVVLTLTALGSPSGGTSPKPLLTTVPAHP; this is encoded by the coding sequence ATGCGCGCACTCGTCGCCGCCGCGACCGGTCTCGCCGTCGCGTTCGCCGTGGTCCTGACGCTGACCGCTCTCGGCTCCCCCTCGGGCGGGACGTCCCCGAAGCCGCTGCTGACGACGGTGCCCGCACACCCCTGA
- a CDS encoding DUF3068 domain-containing protein: MRRKAGLVLLALAVFFAALSPLLRWYAFPRLAKVPANHYQDMVLEAENATLLDYGTMRARTVPKVTIVQTLKGNVEASERIEESAGRDVVVWDGLSYVVGPDGEMVSKIPERYIFDAHTQEPVHATGETVDGDPVRREGIEFKWPFLTEKRDYEYFDAQARVTAPIHYEGTQDFRGLEVYYFEQTIPWTKVRIPKTLPVEGLTPEAVAETGTTRWYTTVRKFWVEPLTGAPVYGEEVHKEELRGGALLGDRDKVTAFAGHVKMREDYITHTVDLVKSQRLLILLLTSYLPWGSLTLGVLLLALALYLEARSRRPSGPAPTEAAEPSPVSA; the protein is encoded by the coding sequence ATGCGCCGCAAGGCCGGCCTGGTCCTGCTCGCCCTCGCCGTGTTCTTCGCGGCCCTGTCCCCGCTGCTGCGCTGGTACGCCTTCCCGCGCCTCGCCAAGGTCCCCGCGAACCATTACCAGGACATGGTCCTGGAGGCGGAGAACGCCACCCTCCTCGACTACGGCACGATGCGGGCCCGCACGGTCCCCAAGGTCACCATCGTGCAGACCCTCAAGGGCAACGTCGAGGCCTCCGAGCGGATCGAGGAGTCGGCGGGCCGTGACGTGGTCGTCTGGGACGGCCTGTCCTACGTCGTCGGCCCCGACGGCGAGATGGTGTCGAAGATCCCCGAGCGCTACATCTTCGACGCCCACACCCAGGAACCCGTCCACGCCACCGGCGAGACGGTCGACGGCGACCCGGTGCGCCGCGAGGGCATCGAGTTCAAATGGCCGTTCCTCACGGAGAAGCGGGACTACGAGTACTTCGACGCCCAGGCCCGCGTCACCGCCCCCATTCACTACGAGGGCACCCAGGACTTCCGCGGCCTTGAGGTCTACTACTTCGAGCAGACCATCCCCTGGACCAAGGTGCGGATCCCGAAGACGCTGCCCGTCGAGGGCCTCACCCCCGAGGCGGTCGCCGAGACCGGCACCACCCGCTGGTACACCACGGTCCGCAAGTTCTGGGTCGAACCCCTCACCGGCGCCCCGGTCTACGGCGAGGAAGTCCACAAGGAGGAACTGCGCGGCGGCGCCCTCCTCGGTGACCGCGACAAGGTGACCGCGTTCGCCGGGCACGTGAAGATGCGCGAGGACTACATCACGCACACGGTCGACCTGGTGAAGTCCCAGCGCCTGCTCATCCTGCTGCTGACGTCCTACCTGCCGTGGGGCTCCCTGACCCTCGGCGTCCTGCTGCTGGCCCTCGCGCTGTACCTGGAGGCCCGCAGCCGCCGCCCGTCCGGCCCGGCCCCCACGGAGGCCGCGGAACCGTCACCGGTCAGCGCCTGA
- a CDS encoding lytic transglycosylase domain-containing protein produces the protein MAAQFGRRLRKGAATTAVAAVAVAALSASQAPGVNDHGRQTAADAAPSPDASASDGSATGNSPYYTDLPPLNSPSPSPSTGPGPTPSGTTEAGIPATVLDAYKKAEAALRDSKPGCNLPWQLLAAIGRVESGQARGGRVTADGTTVSPILGPQLDGNGFALIKDTDNGAYDGNSSYDQAVGPMQFIPSTWAWAGRDGNGDGKKDPNNVYDAALAAGHYLCRNNWDLSDQNDLDRAILSYNNSREYLNLVMRWLEYYRKGTHEVPDGTGTLPDNRSDEAAGARPSPSAPGTPGTGGSKPEPSPRPDKPGRPGGGTTTPKPPTTPPGSPSAPPSTPPTPTDTVHHLEDAGTAKLTAMAGDAFTKRISTRAETKAGKAVAKVRIRFTIVGDTDTTFTNGESVATVSTNSSGVAVAPALQAGEKTGDVTVRATVVGRTIAGLDYTATVTERAADTLARTGDAPLTCTPGGEFANQVEVKATYRGAVADGVAATATLIKSADDPTANDKGPYFKDADGKPVRVLTGLRTDPKGLLKLPKLYADDTTGTFLLRVNTEGGATLTVELTVAAAGTSSPSPSASPSA, from the coding sequence ATGGCGGCGCAATTCGGCAGGAGGCTGCGCAAGGGGGCGGCTACCACCGCCGTGGCCGCGGTCGCGGTCGCGGCCCTGTCCGCCTCCCAGGCTCCGGGCGTGAACGACCACGGCAGACAGACGGCCGCGGACGCCGCACCCTCACCCGACGCGAGTGCCTCCGACGGCAGCGCCACCGGCAACTCGCCGTACTACACGGACCTGCCGCCGCTCAACAGCCCGAGCCCGTCACCGAGCACCGGACCGGGCCCCACCCCCTCCGGCACGACCGAGGCGGGCATCCCCGCGACCGTCCTCGACGCCTACAAGAAGGCCGAGGCCGCGCTGCGCGACTCCAAGCCCGGCTGCAACCTGCCCTGGCAACTCCTCGCCGCCATCGGCCGGGTGGAGTCGGGCCAGGCCCGCGGCGGCCGTGTCACCGCCGACGGCACCACCGTCTCGCCGATCCTCGGACCGCAGCTCGACGGCAACGGCTTCGCCCTCATCAAGGACACCGACAACGGCGCGTACGACGGCAACAGCAGCTACGACCAGGCCGTCGGCCCCATGCAGTTCATCCCCTCCACCTGGGCGTGGGCGGGTCGCGACGGCAACGGCGACGGCAAGAAGGACCCCAACAACGTCTACGACGCCGCCCTCGCCGCAGGCCACTACCTGTGCCGCAACAACTGGGACCTGTCCGACCAGAACGACCTCGACCGCGCGATCCTCAGCTACAACAACTCGCGTGAGTACCTGAACCTGGTCATGCGGTGGCTGGAGTACTACCGCAAGGGCACGCACGAGGTCCCCGACGGCACCGGCACGCTGCCCGACAACCGCAGCGACGAGGCGGCCGGGGCGCGCCCCTCACCCTCCGCGCCGGGCACGCCGGGTACGGGTGGTTCGAAGCCCGAGCCCAGCCCCAGGCCCGACAAGCCCGGCAGGCCCGGGGGCGGCACGACGACCCCGAAGCCGCCCACCACACCGCCCGGATCCCCGAGCGCGCCGCCCTCCACGCCGCCCACGCCCACCGACACGGTGCACCACCTGGAGGACGCCGGGACCGCGAAGCTCACCGCGATGGCGGGCGACGCGTTCACCAAGCGGATCAGCACCCGCGCCGAGACGAAGGCCGGCAAGGCCGTCGCCAAGGTCAGGATCCGCTTCACGATCGTCGGCGACACGGACACCACGTTCACGAACGGCGAGAGCGTGGCCACGGTGTCCACCAACAGCTCCGGAGTGGCCGTCGCACCCGCACTGCAGGCGGGGGAGAAGACGGGTGACGTCACCGTCCGGGCCACCGTCGTGGGCCGCACGATCGCGGGCCTCGACTACACGGCCACCGTCACCGAGCGCGCGGCCGACACCCTCGCCCGCACCGGTGACGCCCCGCTGACCTGCACCCCGGGCGGCGAGTTCGCGAACCAGGTCGAGGTGAAGGCCACGTACAGGGGCGCCGTCGCGGACGGCGTCGCGGCCACCGCCACGCTGATCAAGTCGGCGGACGATCCGACCGCCAACGACAAGGGCCCCTACTTCAAGGACGCCGACGGCAAGCCCGTACGTGTCCTGACGGGCCTGAGGACGGACCCGAAGGGCCTGCTGAAGCTGCCGAAGCTCTACGCGGACGACACCACCGGCACGTTCCTGCTGCGCGTCAACACCGAGGGCGGGGCGACCCTCACCGTCGAACTGACCGTGGCGGCCGCCGGGACGTCGTCGCCGAGCCCTTCGGCCAGTCCGAGCGCGTAG
- a CDS encoding DUF4184 family protein: MPFTLSHAAAVLPAVRADGTGRGPLVPAVLVAGSFAPDMTYYAASAVSGAMEFGDVTHSFPGVFTVDVLIAWALVGLWLVVREPLVALLPRARQGRVSTLVRCGAPRARVRPSLVLRWYVSAVLGALTHVVWDAFTHLDRWGMRLFPVLGREVAGSPLYWYLQYGGSAVAAVVIAVFVAQAVRRAPEREPVGVPALSVRDRWLAGAVIGGLALVGAVQRASRWWAYWGSSAKPWEIIPTVCFGAGAGLVPALLLYAVGVRAWRPAPGPAPGGPGRVDDAEPSRSAAH; this comes from the coding sequence TTGCCGTTCACGCTGAGCCACGCGGCAGCCGTACTGCCCGCCGTACGCGCCGACGGAACCGGCCGGGGCCCGCTGGTGCCCGCCGTGCTCGTGGCGGGTTCCTTCGCGCCCGACATGACCTATTACGCGGCGAGTGCGGTGTCCGGGGCGATGGAGTTCGGTGACGTCACGCACTCGTTCCCGGGTGTGTTCACGGTCGATGTGCTCATCGCCTGGGCGCTGGTGGGGCTGTGGCTGGTGGTGCGCGAACCGCTGGTGGCGCTGCTGCCGCGGGCCCGGCAGGGGCGGGTCTCCACGCTGGTGCGGTGCGGGGCGCCACGCGCGCGTGTGCGGCCGTCCCTGGTGCTGCGGTGGTACGTGTCCGCGGTGCTCGGCGCGCTGACACACGTGGTGTGGGACGCGTTCACGCACCTCGACCGGTGGGGGATGCGGCTGTTCCCGGTGCTGGGCCGGGAGGTGGCGGGTTCACCGCTGTACTGGTACTTGCAGTACGGCGGTTCGGCGGTGGCCGCTGTCGTGATCGCCGTGTTCGTGGCGCAGGCCGTGCGGCGGGCGCCGGAGCGCGAGCCGGTGGGGGTCCCGGCGCTGTCGGTACGGGACCGGTGGCTGGCCGGTGCGGTGATCGGCGGCCTCGCGCTGGTGGGGGCGGTGCAGCGGGCGTCGCGGTGGTGGGCCTACTGGGGTTCGAGCGCGAAACCGTGGGAGATCATTCCGACGGTGTGCTTCGGGGCGGGCGCGGGGCTCGTCCCGGCGCTGCTGCTGTACGCCGTGGGCGTCAGGGCGTGGCGTCCGGCTCCGGGCCCGGCCCCGGGCGGTCCTGGCCGCGTCGATGACGCGGAGCCGAGCCGGTCGGCCGCTCACTGA
- a CDS encoding FdhF/YdeP family oxidoreductase, with product MATKPPKSDPVQDAPQVAGPKHAAAGLPAIGHTLRVAQQQMGVKRTALTLLSVNQKDGFDCPGCAWPEPEHRHKAEFCENGAKAVAEEATLRRVTPEFFAAHPVADLAGRSGYWLGQQGRLTHPVHLPEGGTHYEPVTWERAFDIIAEEIAALGSPDEAVFYTSGRTSNEAAFLYQLFARELGTNNLPDCSNMCHESSGSALSETIGIGKGSVLLEDLYKADLIIVAGQNPGTNHPRMLSALERAKDNGARIISVNPLPEAGLERFKNPQTPQGMLKGAALTDLFLQIRIGGDQALFRLLNKLIVETEGAVDEAFVREHTHGYEEFAAAARAADWDETLAATGLTREDIEKALRMVLASERTIVCWAMGLTQHKHSVPTIKEVVNFLLLRGNIGRPGAGVCPVRGHSNVQGDRTMGIFERPAPAFLDALEKEFGFAPPREHGFDVVRAIRALRDGEAKVFFAMGGNFVSASPDTEVTEAAMRRARLTVHVSTKLNRSHAVTGARALILPTLGRTERDLQGSGEQFVTVEDSMGMVHASRGRLEPASRHLLSETAIVCRLARRVLGENSATPWEEFEKDYATIRDRIARVIPGFEDFNARVARPGGFTLPHAPRDERRFPTATGKANFTAAPVEYPELPEGRLLLQTLRSHDQYNTTVYGLDDRYRGIKNGRRVVLVNPEDARALKLADGEYVDLVGEWKDGVERRAPGFRVVHYPTARGCAAAYYPETNVLVPLDATADTSNTPASKSVVVRLEQSATD from the coding sequence ATGGCGACGAAGCCGCCCAAGAGTGATCCGGTTCAGGACGCGCCGCAGGTCGCCGGGCCGAAGCACGCGGCAGCGGGCCTGCCCGCGATCGGGCACACGCTGCGGGTCGCCCAGCAGCAGATGGGTGTGAAGCGCACGGCGCTGACGCTGCTGAGCGTGAACCAGAAAGACGGCTTCGACTGCCCCGGCTGTGCCTGGCCGGAGCCGGAGCACCGGCACAAGGCGGAGTTCTGCGAGAACGGCGCGAAGGCCGTCGCCGAGGAGGCCACGCTGCGCCGGGTCACGCCCGAGTTCTTCGCCGCGCACCCGGTCGCCGACCTGGCCGGGCGCAGCGGCTACTGGCTGGGCCAGCAGGGGCGCCTCACCCACCCCGTCCATCTCCCCGAAGGCGGCACGCACTACGAGCCAGTGACCTGGGAGCGCGCCTTCGACATCATCGCCGAGGAGATCGCCGCCCTCGGCTCCCCGGACGAGGCCGTCTTCTACACCTCGGGCCGCACCAGCAACGAGGCCGCGTTCCTGTACCAGCTGTTCGCCCGCGAGCTCGGCACGAACAACCTGCCCGACTGCTCGAACATGTGCCACGAGTCGTCCGGCTCGGCCCTGTCGGAGACGATCGGCATCGGCAAGGGCAGCGTCCTGCTGGAGGACCTCTACAAGGCCGACCTGATCATCGTCGCCGGCCAGAACCCGGGGACGAACCACCCGCGCATGCTGTCCGCCCTGGAGAGGGCCAAGGACAACGGGGCGAGGATCATCAGCGTCAACCCGCTGCCCGAGGCGGGCCTGGAGCGTTTCAAGAACCCGCAGACCCCGCAGGGCATGCTCAAGGGTGCCGCGCTGACCGACCTGTTCCTCCAGATCCGCATCGGCGGCGACCAGGCCCTGTTCCGTCTCCTCAACAAGCTGATCGTCGAGACGGAGGGCGCGGTCGACGAGGCGTTCGTGCGGGAGCACACGCACGGGTACGAGGAGTTCGCCGCGGCCGCCCGCGCCGCCGACTGGGACGAGACGCTCGCGGCGACCGGCCTGACCCGGGAGGACATCGAGAAGGCCCTCCGGATGGTCCTCGCCTCCGAGCGGACCATCGTCTGCTGGGCGATGGGGCTCACCCAGCACAAGCACTCGGTACCGACGATCAAGGAAGTGGTCAACTTCCTTCTCCTGCGTGGCAACATCGGCCGCCCGGGCGCGGGCGTGTGCCCGGTGCGCGGCCACTCGAACGTGCAGGGCGACCGCACGATGGGCATCTTCGAGCGCCCCGCCCCGGCGTTCCTGGACGCCCTGGAGAAGGAGTTCGGCTTCGCCCCGCCGCGCGAGCACGGCTTCGACGTCGTACGCGCCATCCGCGCCCTGCGCGACGGTGAGGCGAAGGTCTTCTTCGCCATGGGCGGCAACTTCGTCTCCGCTTCCCCGGACACGGAGGTCACCGAGGCGGCCATGCGGCGGGCCCGGCTGACCGTGCACGTGTCGACGAAGCTGAACCGCTCGCACGCGGTCACGGGCGCGCGTGCCCTGATCCTCCCGACCCTCGGCCGCACCGAGCGGGACCTCCAGGGCAGCGGCGAGCAGTTCGTGACCGTCGAGGACTCGATGGGCATGGTGCACGCCTCCCGGGGCCGGCTGGAGCCCGCGAGCCGGCACCTGCTGTCCGAGACTGCCATCGTCTGCCGCCTGGCCCGTCGCGTGCTGGGCGAGAACAGCGCCACGCCCTGGGAGGAGTTCGAGAAGGACTACGCGACGATCCGGGACCGCATCGCGCGCGTGATCCCCGGCTTCGAGGACTTCAACGCGCGCGTGGCCCGCCCCGGCGGCTTCACTCTCCCGCACGCCCCGCGTGACGAGCGGCGCTTCCCCACGGCCACCGGCAAGGCCAACTTCACCGCCGCGCCCGTGGAGTACCCGGAGCTGCCCGAGGGCCGCCTGCTGCTCCAGACGCTGCGCTCGCACGACCAGTACAACACCACGGTCTACGGCCTCGACGACCGTTACCGGGGCATCAAGAACGGCCGCCGCGTGGTGCTGGTCAACCCCGAGGACGCGCGGGCCCTGAAGCTGGCGGACGGCGAGTACGTCGACCTGGTCGGTGAGTGGAAGGACGGCGTGGAGCGCAGGGCGCCCGGGTTCCGCGTCGTGCACTACCCGACGGCCCGGGGCTGCGCCGCCGCCTACTACCCGGAGACCAACGTACTGGTGCCGCTGGATGCCACGGCGGACACCAGTAACACCCCGGCCAGCAAGTCCGTCGTGGTGCGTCTGGAACAATCGGCGACCGACTGA
- a CDS encoding PaaI family thioesterase encodes MGEQQHVKFPQEVIDEYAALGVDLLALFSAGHLGTRMGVQIVEASADRVVGTMPVEGNTQPYGLLHGGASAVLAETLGSVGSMLHGGSSKIAVGVDLNCTHHRGVRSGLVTGVATPVHRGRSTATYEIVITDESDKRVCTARLTCLLRDVNPRDEQLIRAPS; translated from the coding sequence ATGGGTGAGCAGCAGCATGTGAAGTTCCCGCAGGAGGTCATCGACGAGTACGCCGCTCTCGGCGTGGACCTCTTGGCCCTGTTCTCCGCGGGCCACCTCGGGACCCGGATGGGCGTCCAGATCGTCGAGGCGTCGGCGGACCGGGTCGTCGGGACGATGCCGGTCGAGGGCAACACCCAGCCCTACGGGCTGCTGCACGGCGGCGCCTCCGCGGTGCTGGCCGAGACGCTCGGCTCGGTCGGCTCGATGCTGCACGGCGGCAGCTCCAAGATCGCCGTGGGCGTCGACCTGAACTGCACCCACCACCGCGGCGTACGCTCCGGCCTCGTCACCGGCGTGGCCACGCCGGTGCACCGGGGGCGCTCGACCGCCACGTACGAAATCGTCATCACGGACGAAAGCGACAAAAGGGTGTGCACGGCCCGGCTGACCTGCCTGCTGCGCGACGTGAACCCGCGCGACGAGCAGCTCATCCGCGCCCCGAGCTGA